One genomic segment of Gottschalkia acidurici 9a includes these proteins:
- a CDS encoding thioredoxin family protein has product MKTNDLFNSGLSFTEFVNTDTGSYREKTLEILDTIEFDEEYIKDIENINTNINILVFGEIWCSDCMINIPVIEKMKQYNGNINVSIVSKEGNEDFLKKYFVKDHIKTPTLIVCDENFKELGIFTEHPKKIKDIIDQGNESNIIVAMRKYRKGEYAQETLKDILDIIGKMHSVSAT; this is encoded by the coding sequence GTGAAAACAAATGATCTATTTAACAGTGGGCTTTCTTTTACGGAGTTTGTTAATACTGATACTGGTTCATATAGAGAGAAAACTCTAGAGATATTGGATACAATTGAATTTGATGAAGAGTACATAAAAGATATAGAAAATATAAATACGAATATAAATATACTTGTATTTGGAGAAATATGGTGTTCAGACTGTATGATAAATATTCCAGTTATAGAGAAGATGAAACAATATAATGGTAATATAAACGTTTCCATAGTTAGCAAAGAAGGTAATGAAGATTTCTTAAAAAAATATTTCGTAAAAGATCATATAAAAACACCTACACTTATTGTTTGTGATGAAAATTTTAAAGAATTAGGAATTTTCACAGAACATCCTAAGAAAATAAAAGATATAATAGATCAAGGTAATGAATCCAACATAATAGTTGCTATGAGAAAATATAGAAAAGGTGAATATGCACAAGAGACATTAAAAGATATATTAGATATAATAGGTAAAATGCACTCTGTAAGTGCAACTTGA
- a CDS encoding YtxH domain-containing protein, producing the protein MGGEHNELTKENDRKKQKAKAMKAKKETAKKIAAGAAAGTAIGAIAGVLFAPKKGKETREDIANKAKETSENVKKTVKDSVESVKEKKDQIENKVKDVIEDVKYRRKEKNDEVAITIDIDKKDIKEDTKEEV; encoded by the coding sequence TTGGGAGGAGAGCATAATGAACTCACTAAAGAAAATGATAGAAAAAAACAAAAGGCAAAAGCTATGAAAGCTAAAAAAGAAACTGCAAAAAAAATAGCAGCAGGAGCTGCAGCTGGAACTGCCATAGGGGCTATAGCTGGAGTCTTGTTTGCACCTAAGAAAGGAAAAGAGACTAGAGAAGATATAGCAAATAAGGCTAAAGAGACTAGTGAAAATGTTAAAAAGACTGTGAAAGATTCTGTGGAAAGTGTAAAAGAAAAGAAAGATCAAATAGAGAATAAAGTTAAAGATGTTATAGAAGATGTTAAATATAGAAGAAAAGAAAAGAATGATGAAGTGGCTATAACTATAGATATTGATAAGAAAGATATTAAAGAAGATACAAAAGAAGAAGTATAA
- a CDS encoding alanine/glycine:cation symporter family protein codes for MKLVEVIVNYVNDVFWGKNILAVLLLLAGIYFTIRTRFLPFRKFKEMIRVITEKNTITDDGESISSFQAFCVSTASRVGAGNLAGVVAAISIGGSGSIFWMWIVALVGSSSAFIESTLAQIYKEKDPETGEYRGGPAYYMEKALNKRWMGVLFAISGLICWAGVSQVMSNTMTESLYNIFKIDKLLIISVLTVLGAIIIFGKKDKIAKVLEKLVPIMATLYLVVVIFIILKNITLIPSVILEIVENAFGIKQAVAGGIGVVIREGVKRGLFSNEAGSGNAPCAAAAADVSHPVKQGLIQSLGVFVDTLLICSATAFIILLADKSVTKGLVGMEMLQKATEYHIGGIGQYFIALILLLFCFSTFLGILYYAKPNIAFLYDKKIGQEIYKVFALIMFFLGGLSKYNFVWALADFGLGLMTVINLCAIIPLSKIAIESLKDYEMNYEKKKKSKII; via the coding sequence ATGAAACTAGTAGAGGTAATTGTAAATTATGTAAATGATGTGTTCTGGGGCAAAAATATATTAGCAGTACTATTGTTACTCGCAGGAATATATTTTACGATTAGGACAAGATTCTTGCCATTTAGAAAATTTAAAGAAATGATAAGAGTAATAACTGAAAAGAATACTATAACTGATGATGGAGAAAGTATATCATCATTTCAAGCATTTTGTGTTTCAACAGCATCAAGAGTAGGAGCAGGAAATCTAGCAGGGGTAGTAGCAGCAATATCGATAGGAGGATCAGGATCAATATTCTGGATGTGGATAGTAGCATTGGTAGGATCATCATCAGCGTTTATAGAATCAACACTAGCACAAATATATAAGGAGAAGGATCCAGAAACAGGGGAATATAGGGGAGGCCCAGCCTACTATATGGAAAAAGCTCTTAATAAAAGATGGATGGGAGTATTATTCGCTATATCAGGACTTATATGCTGGGCAGGAGTAAGTCAAGTAATGTCAAACACAATGACAGAGTCACTATATAATATATTTAAAATTGACAAGCTATTAATCATTTCAGTATTAACTGTATTAGGAGCCATAATTATATTTGGTAAAAAAGATAAGATAGCCAAAGTCTTAGAAAAACTAGTACCAATAATGGCTACATTGTACTTAGTAGTAGTTATATTTATAATATTAAAGAATATAACCTTGATACCTAGTGTGATTTTAGAAATAGTTGAAAATGCTTTTGGAATAAAACAAGCAGTAGCTGGGGGTATAGGTGTAGTAATAAGAGAGGGAGTAAAGAGAGGACTATTTTCAAATGAAGCAGGAAGTGGAAATGCACCATGTGCAGCGGCAGCAGCAGATGTATCTCACCCAGTAAAACAAGGACTTATACAATCTCTTGGGGTATTTGTAGATACACTTTTAATATGTAGTGCTACAGCATTTATAATATTATTAGCAGATAAAAGCGTAACAAAAGGTTTAGTAGGTATGGAAATGTTGCAAAAAGCTACAGAGTATCACATAGGAGGTATCGGACAATACTTTATAGCACTTATATTATTGCTATTTTGTTTTAGCACTTTTTTAGGAATATTATATTATGCGAAACCAAACATTGCATTTTTATATGATAAGAAGATAGGTCAGGAGATATATAAGGTGTTTGCATTAATAATGTTTTTCTTAGGCGGATTAAGTAAATATAATTTTGTATGGGCTTTGGCTGACTTTGGTTTGGGACTAATGACAGTTATTAATCTATGTGCGATAATACCTCTTTCCAAGATTGCTATAGAATCTTTAAAAGACTATGAAATGAATTATGAAAAAAAGAAGAAATCTAAAATTATTTAA
- a CDS encoding alanine/glycine:cation symporter family protein — translation MLGFLEKVIISINDLLWNKHILVVMLLFTGVYFTIKTRFLPFRKFKEMIRVITEKNTITDDGESISSFQAFCVSTASRVGAGNLAGVVAAISIGGPGSIFWMWIVALVGASSAFIESTLAQIYKERDPVTGGYRGGPAYFMKKALNKRWMGVLFAISGLICWAGVSQVMSNTMTESLYNIFKIDKLLIISVLTVLGAIIIFGKKDKIAKVLEKLVPIMATLYLVVVIFIILKNITLIPSVILEIVENAFGIKQAVSGGIGAVVMQGVKRGLFSNEAGSGSAPCAAAAANVSHPVKQGLIQSLGVFVDTLLICSATAFVMLLADKSVTKGLVGIELLQKATEYHIGSIGQYFIALILLLFCFSTFLGILYYAKPNIAFLYDKKIGLEIYKVFALVMFFLGGLSKYNFVWALADFGLGLMTIINLCAIIPLSKIAIESLKDYEMNYEDKKKI, via the coding sequence TTGTTAGGATTTTTAGAAAAAGTTATAATTAGTATTAATGATTTACTCTGGAATAAGCATATTTTAGTGGTAATGCTTTTATTTACTGGAGTGTATTTCACGATTAAAACAAGATTTTTGCCATTTAGAAAATTTAAAGAAATGATAAGAGTAATAACTGAAAAGAATACTATAACTGATGATGGAGAAAGTATATCGTCATTTCAGGCATTTTGTGTTTCAACAGCATCAAGAGTAGGAGCAGGAAATCTAGCAGGGGTAGTAGCAGCAATATCGATAGGAGGACCAGGATCAATATTCTGGATGTGGATAGTAGCATTGGTAGGAGCATCATCAGCGTTTATAGAATCAACATTAGCTCAAATATATAAGGAAAGAGATCCAGTAACAGGAGGTTATAGAGGAGGCCCAGCCTATTTTATGAAAAAGGCTCTTAATAAAAGGTGGATGGGAGTATTATTCGCTATATCAGGACTTATATGCTGGGCAGGAGTAAGTCAAGTAATGTCAAACACAATGACAGAGTCACTATATAATATATTTAAAATTGACAAGCTATTAATCATTTCAGTATTAACTGTATTAGGAGCCATAATTATATTTGGTAAAAAAGATAAGATAGCCAAAGTCTTAGAAAAACTAGTACCAATAATGGCTACATTGTACTTAGTAGTAGTTATATTTATAATATTAAAGAATATAACCTTGATACCTAGTGTGATTTTAGAAATAGTTGAAAATGCTTTTGGAATAAAACAGGCAGTATCCGGAGGTATAGGTGCAGTAGTTATGCAGGGAGTAAAGAGAGGACTATTTTCGAATGAAGCAGGAAGTGGAAGTGCACCATGTGCAGCAGCAGCAGCAAATGTATCTCATCCAGTAAAACAAGGACTTATACAATCTCTTGGGGTATTTGTAGATACACTTTTAATATGTAGTGCTACAGCATTTGTAATGTTGCTAGCTGATAAGAGTGTAACAAAAGGCTTAGTAGGAATAGAATTATTACAAAAAGCTACAGAGTATCACATAGGAAGTATAGGACAATACTTTATAGCACTTATATTATTGCTATTTTGTTTTAGCACTTTTTTAGGGATATTGTATTATGCGAAACCAAACATTGCATTTTTATATGATAAGAAGATAGGTCTGGAGATATATAAAGTGTTTGCGTTAGTAATGTTTTTCTTAGGTGGATTAAGTAAATATAATTTTGTATGGGCTTTAGCAGACTTTGGATTAGGACTAATGACCATCATTAATCTATGTGCAATAATACCTCTTTCCAAGATTGCTATAGAATCCTTAAAAGATTATGAGATGAATTATGAAGATAAGAAAAAAATCTAA